The proteins below are encoded in one region of Telopea speciosissima isolate NSW1024214 ecotype Mountain lineage chromosome 10, Tspe_v1, whole genome shotgun sequence:
- the LOC122642791 gene encoding cycloartenol-C-24-methyltransferase-like isoform X1, with product MSEGAMLDPSSGLSVKNGRNEVLSLLEQYEKYLRCYIEGSMEERKANYIDMVDTYYNLVSSFYEYGWGESFHFASRWKAESLQESKKRHEHFIALQLGLKHGQKVLDVGCGIGGPLREIARFSLTSITGLNINEFQISRGTELNRIAGVDNTCNFVKVISVLLFYADFMKMPFPDNTYDAIYAIEATCHAPDMLGCFKEIYRVLKPGQCFAAYELCLTDSFDPNNQEHQRIKEGIAVGNGLADMWSTRQCLEALRLAGFQILWEKDLALDSPLPWYLPLDTSHLSLSSVRLTAPARFITNVMVKALEFVGLAPKGSQQIQFLLQKTGEWVLQGGRKEICTPLYFFLAQKPHSGSPESRSAAGAM from the exons ATGTCTGAAGGTGCAATGTTGGATCCATCATCTGGTCTTAGCGTGAAAAATGGGAGAAATGAAGTTCTTTCACTTCTTGAACA GTATGAAAAGTATCTTCGCTGCTATATTGAAGGGAgtatggaagagagaaaagctAATTACATTGATATG GTCGACACATATTATAATCTTGTGAGCAGCTTCTATGAGTATGGCTGGGGAGAGTCTTTCCATTTTGCATCCAG ATGGAAAGCCGAGTCACTTCAAGAAAGCAAAAAGCGGCATGAGCACTTTATAGCTTTACAATTAGGTCTGAAACATGGACAGAAG GTTTTGGATGTGGGCTGTGGTATTGGTGGCCCACTAAGAGAAATTGCTAGATTCAG CTTAACATCCATTACAGGGTTGAACATCAATGAGTTCCAGATTTCAAGAGGAACA GAGCTTAATCGCATTGCAGGCGTGGACAATACTTGCAACTTTGTTAAGGTCATATCTGTTCTTTTGTTTTAT GCTGACTTCATGAAAATGCCATTTCCTGACAATACTTATGATGCAATATATGCAATCGAAGCTACTTGTCATGCACCAGATATG CTTGGATGTTTCAAAGAGATTTACAGAGTGTTAAAGCCAGGTCAGTGTTTTGCTGCTTATGAGTTGTGCTTGACTGATTCTTTTGATCCCAACAACCAAGAACACCAGAGAATCAAG GAAGGAATTGCAGTTGGTAATGGCCTTGCAGACATGTGGTCAACAAGACAATGCCTTGAAGCACTCAGACTTGCAGGATTTCAG ATTTTGTGGGAGAAAGATCTTGCTCTGGATTCACCTCTTCCTTGGTATTTGCCTTTGGATACGAGCCACCTTTCACTGAGTAGCGTCCGTTTAACAGCTCCGGCACGTTTCATTACAAATGTCATG GTCAAGGCCTTAGAATTTGTGGGCCTTGCTCCTAAAGGAAGCCAACAAATTCAATTCCTATTGCAGAAAACTGGAGAATGGGTCCTTCAAGGTGGCAG GAAAGAGATCTGCACACCTCTGTACTTCTTCTTGGCACAGAAACCTCATT
- the LOC122642791 gene encoding cycloartenol-C-24-methyltransferase-like isoform X3, translating to MSEGAMLDPSSGLSVKNGRNEVLSLLEQYEKYLRCYIEGSMEERKANYIDMVDTYYNLVSSFYEYGWGESFHFASRWKAESLQESKKRHEHFIALQLGLKHGQKVLDVGCGIGGPLREIARFSLTSITGLNINEFQISRGTADFMKMPFPDNTYDAIYAIEATCHAPDMLGCFKEIYRVLKPGQCFAAYELCLTDSFDPNNQEHQRIKEGIAVGNGLADMWSTRQCLEALRLAGFQILWEKDLALDSPLPWYLPLDTSHLSLSSVRLTAPARFITNVMVKALEFVGLAPKGSQQIQFLLQKTGEWVLQGGRKEICTPLYFFLAQKPHSGSPESRSAAGAM from the exons ATGTCTGAAGGTGCAATGTTGGATCCATCATCTGGTCTTAGCGTGAAAAATGGGAGAAATGAAGTTCTTTCACTTCTTGAACA GTATGAAAAGTATCTTCGCTGCTATATTGAAGGGAgtatggaagagagaaaagctAATTACATTGATATG GTCGACACATATTATAATCTTGTGAGCAGCTTCTATGAGTATGGCTGGGGAGAGTCTTTCCATTTTGCATCCAG ATGGAAAGCCGAGTCACTTCAAGAAAGCAAAAAGCGGCATGAGCACTTTATAGCTTTACAATTAGGTCTGAAACATGGACAGAAG GTTTTGGATGTGGGCTGTGGTATTGGTGGCCCACTAAGAGAAATTGCTAGATTCAG CTTAACATCCATTACAGGGTTGAACATCAATGAGTTCCAGATTTCAAGAGGAACA GCTGACTTCATGAAAATGCCATTTCCTGACAATACTTATGATGCAATATATGCAATCGAAGCTACTTGTCATGCACCAGATATG CTTGGATGTTTCAAAGAGATTTACAGAGTGTTAAAGCCAGGTCAGTGTTTTGCTGCTTATGAGTTGTGCTTGACTGATTCTTTTGATCCCAACAACCAAGAACACCAGAGAATCAAG GAAGGAATTGCAGTTGGTAATGGCCTTGCAGACATGTGGTCAACAAGACAATGCCTTGAAGCACTCAGACTTGCAGGATTTCAG ATTTTGTGGGAGAAAGATCTTGCTCTGGATTCACCTCTTCCTTGGTATTTGCCTTTGGATACGAGCCACCTTTCACTGAGTAGCGTCCGTTTAACAGCTCCGGCACGTTTCATTACAAATGTCATG GTCAAGGCCTTAGAATTTGTGGGCCTTGCTCCTAAAGGAAGCCAACAAATTCAATTCCTATTGCAGAAAACTGGAGAATGGGTCCTTCAAGGTGGCAG GAAAGAGATCTGCACACCTCTGTACTTCTTCTTGGCACAGAAACCTCATT
- the LOC122642791 gene encoding cycloartenol-C-24-methyltransferase-like isoform X2, which translates to MSEGAMLDPSSGLSVKNGRNEVLSLLEQYEKYLRCYIEGSMEERKANYIDMVDTYYNLVSSFYEYGWGESFHFASRWKAESLQESKKRHEHFIALQLGLKHGQKVLDVGCGIGGPLREIARFSLTSITGLNINEFQISRGTELNRIAGVDNTCNFVKADFMKMPFPDNTYDAIYAIEATCHAPDMLGCFKEIYRVLKPGQCFAAYELCLTDSFDPNNQEHQRIKEGIAVGNGLADMWSTRQCLEALRLAGFQILWEKDLALDSPLPWYLPLDTSHLSLSSVRLTAPARFITNVMVKALEFVGLAPKGSQQIQFLLQKTGEWVLQGGRKEICTPLYFFLAQKPHSGSPESRSAAGAM; encoded by the exons ATGTCTGAAGGTGCAATGTTGGATCCATCATCTGGTCTTAGCGTGAAAAATGGGAGAAATGAAGTTCTTTCACTTCTTGAACA GTATGAAAAGTATCTTCGCTGCTATATTGAAGGGAgtatggaagagagaaaagctAATTACATTGATATG GTCGACACATATTATAATCTTGTGAGCAGCTTCTATGAGTATGGCTGGGGAGAGTCTTTCCATTTTGCATCCAG ATGGAAAGCCGAGTCACTTCAAGAAAGCAAAAAGCGGCATGAGCACTTTATAGCTTTACAATTAGGTCTGAAACATGGACAGAAG GTTTTGGATGTGGGCTGTGGTATTGGTGGCCCACTAAGAGAAATTGCTAGATTCAG CTTAACATCCATTACAGGGTTGAACATCAATGAGTTCCAGATTTCAAGAGGAACA GAGCTTAATCGCATTGCAGGCGTGGACAATACTTGCAACTTTGTTAAG GCTGACTTCATGAAAATGCCATTTCCTGACAATACTTATGATGCAATATATGCAATCGAAGCTACTTGTCATGCACCAGATATG CTTGGATGTTTCAAAGAGATTTACAGAGTGTTAAAGCCAGGTCAGTGTTTTGCTGCTTATGAGTTGTGCTTGACTGATTCTTTTGATCCCAACAACCAAGAACACCAGAGAATCAAG GAAGGAATTGCAGTTGGTAATGGCCTTGCAGACATGTGGTCAACAAGACAATGCCTTGAAGCACTCAGACTTGCAGGATTTCAG ATTTTGTGGGAGAAAGATCTTGCTCTGGATTCACCTCTTCCTTGGTATTTGCCTTTGGATACGAGCCACCTTTCACTGAGTAGCGTCCGTTTAACAGCTCCGGCACGTTTCATTACAAATGTCATG GTCAAGGCCTTAGAATTTGTGGGCCTTGCTCCTAAAGGAAGCCAACAAATTCAATTCCTATTGCAGAAAACTGGAGAATGGGTCCTTCAAGGTGGCAG GAAAGAGATCTGCACACCTCTGTACTTCTTCTTGGCACAGAAACCTCATT
- the LOC122642790 gene encoding cycloartenol-C-24-methyltransferase-like — MFSDLLVFEIRKMSKSGALDLASGVGGKIEKKEVISAVDQYEKYHASFGGDEEQRKANYTDMVNKYYDLSTSFYEFGWGESFHFAHRWNGESLRESIKRHEHFLALQLGLKPGQKVLDVGCGIGGPLREISRFSSTAVTGLNNNEFQISRGQELNRITGVDKTCEFVKADFMKMPFSDNTYDAVYAIEATCHAPDALGCYKEIHRVLKSGQYFAAYEWCMTDSFDPKNQEHQKIKAEIELGDGLPDIRSTRQCLEALKLAGFEVIWEKDLAVGAPVPWYAPLDPRHFSLSNFRLTPLGRFCTRNLVKVLEYVGLAPEGSLRVQAFLEKAAEGLVAGGRKEIFTPMYFFLVRKPHSGSHESSNSAEAS; from the exons ATGTTTTCAGATCTTCTGGTGTTCGAGATTCGCAAGATGTCAAAATCAGGCGCATTGGATCTGGCATCTGGTGTGGGCGGAaagattgagaagaaagaagttatTTCTGCTGTTGATCA GTATGAGAAGTATCATGCCTCTTTCGGAGGGGACGAGGAACAGAGAAAAGCTAACTACACTGATATG GTTAACAAATACTATGATCTCTCTACTAGTTTCTATGAATTTGGCTGGGGAGAATCCTTCCATTTTGCACACAG ATGGAATGGGGAGTCACTTAGAGAGAGCATCAAGCGACACGAACACTTTCTTGCTTTACAGCTAGGTTTGAAACCTGGACAAAAG GTTTTGGACGTTGGTTGTGGAATTGGAGGGCCATTAAGAGAAATTTCTCGATTTAG CTCAACAGCCGTCACTGGGTTGAACAATAATGAATTTCAAATATCAAGAGGACAA GAACTGAATCGCATAACAGGAGTGGACAAGACCTGTGAGTTTGTTAAG GCTGACTTCATGAAAATGCCATTTTCTGACAATACTTATGATGCTGTGTATGCTATAGAAGCTACTTGCCATGCACCAGATGCG CTGGGATGCTACAAGGAGATCCACAGAGTGTTAAAGTCTGGCCAATATTTTGCTGCATATGAGTGGTGTATGACTGATTCTTTCGATCCTAAAAACCAAGAACACCAGAAAATCAAG GCAGAAATTGAGCTTGGTGATGGCCTTCCAGATATCAGGTCAACAAGGCAATGCCTTGAAGCTTTAAAACTTGCAGGATTTGAG GTTATATGGGAGAAGGATCTTGCTGTGGGCGCACCTGTCCCTTGGTATGCACCTCTGGATCCACGTCATTTCTCACTAAGTAATTTCCGTCTAACACCTCTGGGTCGTTTCTGCACAAGAAATTTG GTCAAAGTCCTAGAATATGTGGGCCTTGCTCCAGAAGGAAGTCTAAGAGTTCAAGCTTTTCTCGAGAAAGCCGCGGAAGGATTGGTTGCAGGTGGAAG GAAAGAGATCTTCACCCCAATGTACTTCTTTCTGGTTCGTAAACCTCATTCAGGCAGTCATGAATCCAGCAACTCAGCAGAAGCTTCTTAA